The genomic window GATGAGCACCGGGCAGCCGGTGAGCGCGTCCTTGTCGATCACGTCCATGAAGGACTTGAACAGCCCGCTGTACGAGGCACTGAAGATCGGCGTCACGGTGATCAGTCCGTCCGCTGCGGTGACCGCCTCGACCGCCTCGCGCAGCTCGGCCGCGGGGAAGCCGGTGACCAGGTTGTCGGCGATCTCCCTGGCCAGGTCCCGCAGTTCGATGATCCGCAGATCCACCTCCCGTCCGCTGTGGCGCAGTTGCCGAACGGTGGCGTCGGTGGCCCGATCGGCCAGCAGCCTGGTGGACGACGGGACGGAGAGCCCCGCTGCGACCACGACGAGACGCAGGGCGCTGTCGCTCACTTGGCGGCCTCCAGGGTCTCGGTGCCCGCCGCGGTGACCCGGGCGGCGTGGGTGGGAC from Kitasatospora sp. NBC_01250 includes these protein-coding regions:
- a CDS encoding FMN reductase, which encodes MSDSALRLVVVAAGLSVPSSTRLLADRATDATVRQLRHSGREVDLRIIELRDLAREIADNLVTGFPAAELREAVEAVTAADGLITVTPIFSASYSGLFKSFMDVIDKDALTGCPVLIAATGGTARHSLALEHAMRPLFAHLRAVVAPTAVFAATEDWGSTGDASGGLAIRIARAAGELADLMTSRPVPERAAADTVVPFEEQLAALGIGRR